The nucleotide sequence CTCCTGCGACTCGCTCATCAGGATCTCGGCCGGGGTGAGCGTGCTGTCGCGCAGCGGGACTGTGTCGAGGTCGACGTGCATGCCGCCGGTGCCGGCGCTGGCCAGCTCGGAGGTGGCGCAGGAGAGCCCGGCGCCGCCGAGGTCCTGGATGCCGGTGACGAGGTCCGCGGCGAAGATCTCCAGGCACGCCTCGATGAGCAGCTTCTCGGTGAACGGGTCGCCCACCTGCACGCTCGGCCGCTTGGCCGGGCCCTCGGCGTCGAAGGTCTCGGACGCCAGGACCGAGACCCCGCCGATGCCGTCACCGCCGGTGCGCGCGCCGAACAGGATGACCTTGTTGCCGACGCCCTCGGCCTTGGCCAGCCGCACGTCCTCGTGCTTCATCACGCCCACGCACAGGGCGTTGACCAGCGGGTTGCCCGCGTAGCAGTCGTCGAAGAGGAGCTCGCCGCCGATGTTGGGCAGGCCCAGGCAGTTGCCGTAGCCGCCGACGCCCGCCACCACGCCGGGCAGCACGCGGGCGGTGTCGGGGGCGTCGGCCCGGCCGAAGCGCAGCGAGTCCATGACCGCGATCGGGCGGGCGCCCATGGTGAGGATGTCGCGGACGATGCCGCCGACGCCGGTGGCCGCGCCCTGGTAGGGCTCGACGTAGCTCGGGTGGTTGTGCGACTCGACCTTGAAGGTCACGGCGTAGCCGTCGCCGACGTCGACCACACCGGCGTTCTCGCCGATGCCGACCAGCAGGGCGTCGCTGGGCGGGAGGTCGCCGAACCGGCGCAGGTGGACCTTGGAGCTCTTGTACGAGCAGTGCTCGCTCCACATGACCGAGTACATGGCCAGCTCGGCGGTGGTGGGCCGGCGGCCCAGGATGCCCTTGATCCGCGCGTACTCGTCGGCCTTGAGCCCGAGCTCGGCGTAGGGCTGCGCGTCGTCGGGCGTGCCCGCCGCCAGATCGACGGTGTCGAGCCGGTTCGCGAGCCGGCCCGGGCCGGTGTCGAGGTCGGAGAGCCCCGCCGTTGCCGACTCACTCATGCGCTGACGACCGCCTTCAGGATGCTGGTGAAGAACCCGAGCCCGTCGGTGCCCGGCCCGGTCAGGTCCTCGACGGCGTGCTCCGGGTGCGGCATGAGACCCACGACCCGGCCGTTCTCGCTGGTGACGCCGGCGATGTCACGGCTGGACCCGTTGGGGTTGCCGCCCACGTAGCGGAACACCACCCGGTCCTCGGCCTCGAGGCGGTCGAGGTCGGCGTCGGACGCGACGTACCGGCCCTCGCCGTTCTTCACCGGGATGACGATGTGCTGGCCGGTCGTGTAGTCCTGCGTCCAGGCGGTGTCGGCGCGCTCGACGCTCAGCACCTGGTCGCGGTTGCGGAAGTGCAGGTGGCTGTTGCGGGTGAGCGCGCCCGGCAGCAGGCCCGCCTCGCACAGCACCTGGAAGCCGTTGCAGATGCCGAGCACCGGGAGGCCGCGGTTCGCCGCGGCCACGACGTCCTGCATCAGCGGGGAGCGCGCGGCGATGGCACCCGCACGCAGGTAGTCGCCGTAGGAGAAGCCGCCCGGCAGGACGACGGCGTCGACGTCCTTCAGGTCGTGGTCGGCGTGCCAGAGGGCGACCGGGTCCCCACCGGCGAGCCGCACCGCGCGCGCGGCGTCGACGTCGTCCAGGGAGCCCGGGAAGGTGATGACACCGATG is from Blastococcus sp. HT6-4 and encodes:
- the purQ gene encoding phosphoribosylformylglycinamidine synthase subunit PurQ; protein product: MRIGVITFPGSLDDVDAARAVRLAGGDPVALWHADHDLKDVDAVVLPGGFSYGDYLRAGAIAARSPLMQDVVAAANRGLPVLGICNGFQVLCEAGLLPGALTRNSHLHFRNRDQVLSVERADTAWTQDYTTGQHIVIPVKNGEGRYVASDADLDRLEAEDRVVFRYVGGNPNGSSRDIAGVTSENGRVVGLMPHPEHAVEDLTGPGTDGLGFFTSILKAVVSA